Proteins from a single region of Euleptes europaea isolate rEulEur1 chromosome 21, rEulEur1.hap1, whole genome shotgun sequence:
- the PDXDC1 gene encoding pyridoxal-dependent decarboxylase domain-containing protein 1 produces MESSLEKMVDPTLAEMGKNLNEAMKMLEDNQRKAEEENEKKYTRKDIPGPLQGSGQDMVSILQLVQNLMHGDEEEDVQSYRLQNVGEQGHMALLGHSLAAYISVLDRERLRKLTTRILSDTTLWLCRLFRFENGSAYFHEDSREGLLKVCRLVIHSRYEDYTAEGFNVLCSKPPMIYISSAAREGLGQSLCNQLGLPLSCLCRVPCNTMFGSQHQMDVAFLDRLIKEDAEAGKLPILLVANAGTPGAGHTDKLGRLKELCEQHSMWLHVEGVNLATLALGYVSSSVLAATKCDSMTLTLGPWLGLPAVPAVTLYRHEDPSLSLAAGLTSSQAVEKLRALPLWLSLQYLGHDGIVERIRHASQLSQRLLENLKNQDFIKTSVEDELSSPVVVFRFSPELPHLDKLLPNGQGPMITGNERYVCDTLNQWLGEQLAQLVPASGVDVVELEDEGTCVRFSPLMTSAVLGTEVQDVDQLVDCLKMKVPVLTCTLQLREEFEQEVRRTVGLSYVEDVGWPGLGVVRYEGQNEDKREEKEAEKITSGLLRKLNELESDLTFSLGPEFGGEKNCIYIGMVTEDLDVSELVETIAATGREIEENSRLLENMTEIVRKGIQEAQVQLQKANEERLLEEGLLRQIPVVGSVLNWFSPFHASPKGRTFDLTAGSLESTEPTYVSKVQGAGGTPPPTPTSGRAKQKFPGQKLFKRSARGSDGFSETSSVSHTDDLGREPQTGASPAGRETPDLLLGGAPPAEETAEDSPGETVLMPPGSNEERESLR; encoded by the exons ATGGAGAGCTCCTTGGAGAAG ATGGTTGACCCGACCTTAGCAGAAATGGGAAAGAATCTTAACGAGGCCATGAAGATGCTTGAAGACAATCAGAG GAAAGCGGAGGAAGAAAATGAAAAGAAGTATACAAGGAAAGATATTCCTGGCCCTCTTCAAGGCAG CGGGCAAGATATGGTGAGCATCCTTCAATTAGTTCAGAATCTTATGCACGGGGATGAGGAGGAGGACGTGCAGTCTTACAG GCTTCAGAATGTCGGTGAGCAGGGCCACATGGCTTTGCTAGGACACAGCCTGGCCGCGTACATTTCCGTGCTGGACAGGGAGAGGCTAAGGAAGCTGACCACCAGGATCCTTTCCGACACTACCCTGTGGCTCTGCAGGCTCTTCAG GTTTGAAAACGGGTCAGCGTACTTCCACGAGGACAGCCGCGAGGGGCTCTTGAAAGTCTGCCGGCTCGTGATTCACTCTCGCTACGAAGACTACACAGCCGAAGGTTTTAACGTGCTCTGTAGCAAACCGCCGATGATATACATCAGCTCTGCAGCCAGAGAGGGACTGGGCCAATCGCTTTGCAACCAG CTCGGATTGCCCCTTTCCTGCTTGTGCCGGGTGCCTTGCAATACCATGTTTGGCTCTCAGCATCAGATG GATGTTGCTTTCCTGGATAGACTGATTAAAGAGGATGCTGAGGCTGGAAAACTGCCCATATTGCTTGTGGCCAATGCGG GTACGCCGGGAGCAGGGCATACAGACAAGCTAGGGCGTTTGAAAGAACTCTGCGAACAGCACAGCATGTGGCTCCACGTTGAAGG GGTGAATCTGGCCACTTTGGCCTTAGGTTATGTCTCTTCATCTGTACTG GCAGCAACCAAATGCGACAGCATGACCTTGACTCTGGGACCTTGGTTGGGTCTTCCAGCAGTGCCTGCCGTGACTCTGTACAGACATGAAGATCCCTCTTTG TCCTTGGCTGCAGGTCTGACCTCTAGTCAAGCAGTAGAGAAGCTCCGTGCCTTGCCCCTGTGGCTCTCTTTGCAATACCTTGGACATGACGGGATTGTCGAAAGAATAAGACATGCATCTCAGCTG AGTCAGCGGCTGCTGGAAAACCTGAAGAACCAGGATTTCATTAAAACTTCG GTTGAAGATGAACTTAGCTCTCCCGTGGTGGTATTCAGATTTTCCCCTGAACTTCCACATTTAG ATAAACTATTACCCAATGGCCAGGGTCCTATGATAACCGGCAATGAGAGATATGTGTGCGACACTTTGAATCAGTGG CTCGGGGAGCAGTTGGCTCAGTTAGTGCCGGCCAGTGGCGTCGACGTGGTGGAACTCGAAGACGAAGGCACTTGCGTGCGCTTCAGCCCCTTGATGACTTCTGCAG TTTTAGGAACCGAAGTGCAAGATGTCGACCAGTTGGTGGACTGCTTGAAAATGAAGGTCCCCGTGCTGACGTGCACGCTCCAGCTGCGAGAGGAGTTTGAGCAAGAAGTGAGAAGAACGGTCGGGCTGTCCTACGTGGAAGACGTCGGTTGGCCTGGGCTCGGGGTGGTGAG GTACGAAGGACAGAACGAAGACAAGCGGGAGGAGAAAGAAGCGGAGAAGATTACCAGCGGGCTCCTGAGAAAGCTGAACGAACTGGAGTCGGATCTGACCTTTTCTTTAG gtCCAGAATTTGGAGGGGAAAAGAACTGTATATACATCGGGATGGTGACAGAAGATCTGGACGTGTCCGAGCTGGTTGAAACCATTGCAGCGACAGGCCGAGAAATTGAAGAAAATTCAAGA cTGTTGGAAAACATGACGGAAATTGTGCGCAAGGGCATCCAGGAAGCCCAGGTCCAGCTGCAAAAAGCGAATGAGGAGAGGCTCCTGGAAGAG GGGCTGCTCCGACAGATTCCAGTGGTGGGTTCCGTGTTGAACTGGTTCTCTCCGTTTCACGCTTCGCCCAAGGGAAGAACGTTTGACCTAACAGCAG GTTCTCTTGAATCGACTGAGCCCACTTACGTATCCAAAGTACAAGGGGCGGGGGGCACCCCGCCTCCAACTCCCACATCCGGCCGAGCAAAGCAAAAGTTCCCCG GCCAAAAGCTGTTTAAAAGGTCCGCGAGGGGCTCCGACGGGTTCAGCGAGACCAGCTCCGTGAGCCACACCGACGACTTGGGCAGAGAGCCGCAGACAGGCGCCTCCCCGGCGGGGCGGGAGACCCCCGATCTGCTGCTAGGGGGCGCGCCCCCGGCCGAGGAAACTGCTGAAGACTCCCCAGGGGAAACGGTCCTGATGCCGCCGGGAAGCAACGAGGAGCGAGAGAGTCTCAGATAA
- the LOC130492778 gene encoding eukaryotic peptide chain release factor GTP-binding subunit ERF3A-like, which produces MEANGSSSGGSSDSAPDCWDQADLEPGPAAAASASPADGEAPGPAAADGEEAGAAEELGAAFSRHLSLHARPFVPNVHAAEFVPAFMRGPADPTGRPATPPQPPAPGEAGGERRDARTRVWGTRVWGWKNRGGEAYGGGWGGLLVTSGRAHPCLGDTCLGFEESWGRSI; this is translated from the coding sequence ATGGAGGCcaacggcagcagcagcggcggcagcagcgactCGGCGCCCGACTGCTGGGACCAGGCCGACCTCGAGCccggcccggcggcggcggcctcggccTCGCCCGCCGACGGGGAGGCGCCGGGCCCGGCGGCCGccgacggggaggaggcgggggcggcggaggagCTGGGCGCGGCCTTCAGCCGGCACCTCAGCCTCCACGCCAGGCCCTTCGTGCCCAACGTCCACGCCGCCGAGTTCGTGCCGGCCTTCATGAGGGGCCCCGCCGACCCCACCGGCCGGCCCGCCACGCCGCCCCAGCCCCCGGCccccggtgaggcggggggggAACGTCGGGACGCGCGCACCCGTGTCTGGGGGACACGTGTCTGGGGTTGGAAGAATCGTGGGGGAGAagcatatggaggagggtggggggggctGCTGGTAACGTCGGGACGCGCGCACCCGTGTCTGGGGGACACGTGTCTGGGGTTTGAGGAATCGTGGGGGAGAAGCATATAA